A region of Cellulomonas sp. WB94 DNA encodes the following proteins:
- a CDS encoding glycosyltransferase: MTVDLASKLPQGTEPLGSLRIGMVAPPWFGLPPRAYGGIESVVADLVNQLTLLGHEVTLVGSGENRTAAHRFVQVFGTPPTESLGDPLPEVINAAATAEAFMDLAVDVVHDHTIAGPLLARGRVAPTVITAHGPVTGFHADYYRRLGGTVGLIAISDAQRRANSELDWLGTVHNAVDVSSYPFRADNDGYVLWLGRFSNEKGPQLAIDAARAAGSPIVLAGKLNEPDEKEFFAREITPRLWAGVEYVGEADARAKRELLAGRARWSSPSSGRSRSGW; the protein is encoded by the coding sequence ATGACTGTCGACCTCGCGAGCAAGCTGCCTCAGGGAACGGAGCCGCTCGGCTCGCTGCGGATCGGGATGGTGGCGCCGCCGTGGTTCGGGCTGCCGCCGCGAGCGTACGGCGGCATCGAGTCCGTCGTCGCGGACCTCGTCAACCAGCTGACGCTGCTCGGGCACGAGGTGACCCTCGTCGGCTCGGGCGAGAACCGCACGGCCGCCCACCGCTTCGTGCAGGTTTTCGGCACGCCTCCGACCGAGTCCCTGGGCGACCCGCTCCCCGAGGTCATCAACGCCGCGGCGACCGCGGAGGCGTTCATGGACCTCGCTGTCGACGTGGTGCACGACCACACGATCGCCGGCCCGCTGCTCGCGCGCGGCCGGGTCGCGCCGACGGTGATCACAGCGCACGGACCCGTGACCGGGTTCCACGCCGACTACTACCGGCGCCTCGGGGGCACCGTGGGACTCATCGCGATCTCCGACGCGCAGCGGCGGGCGAACAGCGAGCTCGACTGGCTCGGCACCGTTCACAACGCCGTGGACGTGTCGTCCTACCCGTTCCGCGCGGACAACGACGGGTACGTCCTGTGGCTCGGCCGGTTCAGCAACGAGAAGGGACCCCAGCTCGCCATCGATGCGGCGCGCGCCGCGGGCAGCCCGATCGTGCTCGCCGGCAAGCTCAACGAGCCGGACGAGAAGGAGTTCTTCGCCCGGGAGATCACGCCCAGGCTGTGGGCGGGGGTCGAGTACGTCGGCGAGGCGGATGCCAGGGCCAAGCGGGAGCTGCTCGCGGGGCGCGCGCGCTGGTCTTCCCCATCCAGTGGGA
- a CDS encoding glycogen debranching N-terminal domain-containing protein translates to MDTPSFTPFGLTDDAQLPLPPGTVASLVEGSSFCASSPNGDIEPGEQQGLFVRDTRLISEWRLLVDGAPLQPLATVPAEPFEGTFVCRAAPRPGHDDATVIVHRRRFVSAGMREDVTVRNYGTETAGLRLTLEVDADFADLFQVKEARGVTRRAHVQHNAAGSDLHFWFEHEGVRRGVRISAPGAEAASRIVSFRVVAPAQGSWTTTIEVLPSLGGSELEAAFPAHLPVESAAAAVRMRSWRDTVPRITVENRLFQLALDQSERDLGALRIVDLAHPEDDVVAAGAPWFMALFGRDSLIASWMAVSVAPNLALGTLRTLARMQGKRVDPMTEEEPGRILHEVRVGIDLTLALGGESVYYGSIDSTPLFVMLVDEAARWGVPMADVAALMPAVDAALDWMRDYGDRDGDGFLEYGRSTDRGLLHQGWKDSHDGISFADGTLAVPPIALAEVQGYAYSAYRARAHLAGLLGDPAGVKAWTARAAELRAAFDRAFWIPDKQRFALALDHDKRQVDSLVSNMGQCLWSGIVLPERAPAVAAALLSPDLFTGFGIRTLGVGMAMHNPVSYHNGSVWPHDTALAASGLARYGFVDECLEVVDGLLDASAAFGSRLPELFCGFDRRDTGFPVPYPAACTPQAWAAAAPFQLLRTLLRLDPCVPHHTIHVSPAPPSLGHVRMDGVPFADTRLSIEVDTTDVHVEGLPPGARVTRAPEDHGCDRFSPL, encoded by the coding sequence ATGGACACCCCGTCGTTCACACCGTTCGGACTGACCGACGACGCCCAGCTGCCCCTTCCCCCCGGCACGGTGGCGAGCCTCGTCGAGGGCTCGTCCTTCTGTGCGAGCTCGCCGAACGGTGACATCGAGCCCGGGGAGCAGCAGGGGCTGTTCGTCCGTGACACCCGGTTGATCTCGGAGTGGCGGCTGCTGGTCGACGGGGCACCGCTGCAGCCGCTCGCGACCGTTCCCGCAGAGCCCTTCGAGGGAACGTTCGTCTGCCGCGCCGCCCCCCGCCCAGGACATGACGACGCGACAGTGATCGTGCACCGCCGCCGGTTCGTGAGCGCGGGCATGCGCGAGGACGTGACCGTGCGCAACTACGGCACGGAGACCGCCGGGCTACGGCTGACCCTGGAGGTGGATGCGGACTTCGCCGACCTCTTCCAGGTCAAGGAGGCCCGTGGCGTGACCCGTCGAGCACATGTCCAGCACAACGCGGCGGGCAGCGATCTGCACTTCTGGTTCGAGCACGAGGGGGTGCGCCGCGGCGTGCGCATCTCGGCTCCGGGTGCCGAGGCCGCATCCCGCATCGTGTCGTTCCGGGTCGTGGCCCCCGCCCAGGGCAGCTGGACGACGACGATCGAGGTGCTGCCGAGCCTCGGGGGCTCCGAGCTCGAGGCCGCCTTCCCGGCCCACCTGCCCGTCGAGAGCGCCGCCGCGGCCGTGCGGATGCGGAGCTGGCGCGACACGGTGCCGCGCATCACGGTGGAGAACCGCCTGTTCCAGCTCGCGCTCGACCAGAGCGAGCGGGATCTCGGTGCACTGCGGATCGTCGACCTCGCTCACCCGGAGGACGACGTCGTCGCCGCCGGGGCCCCCTGGTTCATGGCGTTGTTCGGCCGCGACTCGTTGATCGCGAGCTGGATGGCCGTGTCGGTCGCGCCGAACCTCGCGCTCGGGACCTTGCGCACGCTCGCCCGCATGCAGGGCAAGCGCGTCGACCCGATGACCGAGGAGGAGCCCGGTCGGATCCTGCACGAGGTGCGGGTGGGTATCGACCTGACCCTCGCGCTCGGCGGGGAGTCCGTCTACTACGGCTCGATCGACTCGACCCCGCTCTTCGTCATGCTGGTGGACGAGGCCGCGCGGTGGGGCGTGCCGATGGCGGACGTCGCCGCGCTGATGCCCGCCGTCGACGCGGCCCTCGACTGGATGCGCGACTACGGCGACCGGGACGGCGACGGCTTCCTCGAGTACGGGCGCAGCACAGACCGGGGGCTGCTGCACCAGGGCTGGAAGGACAGCCACGACGGCATCTCGTTCGCCGACGGCACCCTCGCGGTGCCGCCCATCGCCCTCGCGGAGGTCCAGGGCTACGCGTACAGCGCCTACCGTGCGCGAGCGCACCTTGCGGGCCTGCTCGGTGACCCGGCCGGAGTGAAGGCCTGGACGGCACGCGCCGCGGAGCTGCGCGCGGCGTTCGACAGGGCGTTCTGGATCCCGGACAAGCAGAGGTTCGCGCTCGCGCTCGACCACGACAAGCGCCAGGTCGACTCCTTGGTCTCGAACATGGGTCAGTGCCTGTGGTCCGGGATCGTCCTGCCCGAGCGGGCTCCGGCGGTCGCCGCGGCGCTGCTCTCACCGGACCTCTTCACCGGGTTCGGCATCCGGACGCTCGGCGTCGGGATGGCGATGCACAACCCGGTCAGCTATCACAACGGGTCGGTGTGGCCGCACGACACGGCCCTCGCGGCCTCAGGGCTCGCCCGGTACGGGTTCGTGGACGAGTGCCTCGAGGTCGTGGACGGGCTCCTCGACGCGTCGGCCGCCTTCGGGAGCCGGCTCCCCGAGCTGTTCTGCGGTTTCGACCGACGGGACACCGGCTTCCCCGTGCCGTACCCCGCGGCGTGCACCCCCCAGGCCTGGGCGGCCGCCGCGCCGTTCCAGCTGCTGCGCACGCTGCTCCGGCTCGACCCGTGCGTGCCGCACCACACGATCCACGTGTCCCCGGCCCCGCCGTCGCTCGGCCATGTGCGCATGGACGGCGTCCCGTTCGCCGACACCCGTCTGTCCATCGAGGTGGACACGACGGACGTGCACGTCGAAGGGCTCCCTCCGGGCGCACGCGTGACCCGTGCGCCGGAGGATCACGGGTGCGACCGCTTCTCGCCGTTGTGA
- a CDS encoding GuaB1 family IMP dehydrogenase-related protein codes for MHFLPGHNATSDLTYGDVFLVPSRSEITSRFDVDLSTVDGTGTTIPVVVANMTAVAGRRMAETIARRGGITVLPQDVPTDVVADVVASVKAKHTVVESAVVVSPQDTVHTALTLIGKRSHGAAVVVVDGRPVGVVAAVDCEGVDRFTQVGDVMSTNPTVVPLDVLTQAGARGLEAAFEALHGSRRRFSPVVRGDELVGILTQIGALRSSIYQPALDDAGRLRVAAAVGINGDVRAKAAELLEAGVDVLVVDTAHGHQRKMLETLAAVRALDPDVPVVAGNVVTAEGTRDLIEAGADIVKVGVGPGAMCTTRMMTAVGRPQFSAVLECAAEARRHGAHVWADGGVRHPRDVALALAAGASQVMIGSWFAGTHESPGDLHTDADGRLYKESFGMASARAVAARTRAGSPFERARKALYEEGISSSRIYLDPERPGVEDLLDRITSGLRSACTYVGATTLEEFTERAVVGIQSAAGYDEGRPLPEGW; via the coding sequence ATGCACTTCCTTCCCGGCCACAACGCCACGTCCGACCTGACCTACGGCGACGTCTTCCTCGTCCCCTCGCGCTCCGAGATCACGTCCCGCTTCGACGTCGACCTGTCGACCGTCGACGGGACCGGCACGACCATCCCCGTGGTCGTCGCGAACATGACGGCTGTCGCGGGTCGCCGCATGGCCGAGACGATCGCCCGCCGCGGCGGGATCACGGTGCTCCCCCAGGACGTCCCGACCGACGTGGTCGCGGATGTCGTGGCGTCCGTCAAGGCCAAGCACACCGTCGTGGAGAGCGCCGTCGTGGTCTCGCCCCAGGACACCGTGCACACCGCGCTGACGCTCATCGGCAAGCGCTCGCACGGCGCGGCGGTCGTCGTCGTCGACGGTCGCCCGGTCGGTGTCGTCGCCGCCGTGGACTGCGAGGGCGTCGACCGGTTCACGCAGGTCGGTGACGTCATGAGCACGAACCCGACGGTCGTCCCGCTCGATGTCCTCACGCAGGCCGGTGCGCGCGGTCTCGAGGCCGCGTTCGAGGCGCTGCATGGTTCCCGGCGCCGATTCTCGCCCGTCGTCCGCGGTGACGAGCTCGTCGGGATCCTCACCCAGATCGGCGCCCTGCGCTCGTCCATCTACCAGCCCGCGCTCGACGACGCCGGGCGCCTGCGCGTCGCCGCAGCGGTCGGGATCAACGGCGACGTCCGGGCGAAGGCGGCCGAGCTGCTCGAGGCCGGCGTCGACGTGCTCGTGGTCGACACGGCCCACGGTCACCAGCGCAAGATGCTCGAGACGCTCGCCGCGGTGCGGGCGCTCGACCCGGACGTCCCGGTCGTCGCCGGCAACGTCGTGACCGCCGAGGGCACGCGCGACCTGATCGAGGCCGGTGCCGACATCGTCAAGGTCGGTGTCGGCCCCGGGGCGATGTGCACGACCCGCATGATGACCGCCGTCGGGCGGCCGCAGTTCTCCGCCGTGCTCGAGTGCGCTGCCGAGGCCCGGCGCCACGGCGCGCACGTCTGGGCGGACGGCGGCGTGCGTCACCCGCGCGACGTCGCGCTCGCGCTGGCCGCCGGCGCCTCGCAGGTGATGATCGGCTCGTGGTTCGCGGGCACCCACGAGTCTCCCGGTGACCTGCACACGGACGCCGACGGCCGCCTGTACAAGGAGAGCTTCGGGATGGCCTCGGCTCGTGCCGTCGCGGCGCGCACCCGTGCCGGTTCGCCGTTCGAGCGCGCGCGCAAGGCGCTCTACGAGGAAGGGATCTCGTCCTCGCGCATCTACCTCGACCCCGAGCGTCCCGGCGTCGAGGACCTCCTCGACCGGATCACGTCGGGGCTGCGTTCGGCCTGCACCTACGTCGGTGCGACGACGCTCGAGGAGTTCACGGAGCGCGCCGTCGTCGGGATCCAGTCCGCTGCCGGGTACGACGAGGGGCGTCCGCTCCCGGAGGGTTGGTGA
- a CDS encoding CoA pyrophosphatase has product MTVPAEPSAQSARAQLVELCAHPPERWPGSTGPLHPSSDPRPAAVLVLFGVLDAVPSRVTGTPVARDLDVLLLRRASTLTDHAGQVAFPGGRIDADDAGPIDAAIREAVEETGLDPAGVEALGTLPPLALAVSNHLVTPVPAWWRRPTPVVAVDHGETVDVFRVPVADLLLPDNRGSTAHVRAGRTWRAPAFVVGDVLVWGFTAIVLDRMFDALAWTQSWDARRLIDLAP; this is encoded by the coding sequence GTGACCGTTCCGGCCGAGCCCTCGGCGCAGTCCGCACGCGCGCAGCTCGTCGAGCTGTGCGCGCACCCGCCCGAGCGCTGGCCCGGCTCGACGGGGCCTCTCCACCCGTCGTCCGATCCGCGTCCGGCTGCGGTCCTCGTGCTCTTCGGCGTGCTCGACGCGGTCCCGTCGCGCGTGACCGGCACGCCGGTGGCGCGTGACCTCGACGTCCTGCTGCTTCGCCGCGCGTCGACCCTCACCGACCACGCCGGACAGGTCGCCTTCCCGGGCGGGAGGATCGACGCGGACGACGCCGGGCCCATCGACGCGGCGATCCGGGAGGCCGTCGAGGAGACCGGCCTCGACCCGGCCGGGGTCGAGGCGCTCGGCACGCTGCCGCCGCTCGCGCTTGCCGTCAGCAACCACCTCGTCACCCCGGTCCCCGCCTGGTGGCGGCGGCCGACGCCCGTCGTGGCGGTGGACCACGGCGAGACCGTCGACGTCTTCCGGGTGCCCGTCGCGGATCTGCTGCTCCCGGACAACCGCGGCTCGACGGCTCACGTGCGCGCCGGCCGCACGTGGCGTGCTCCGGCCTTCGTCGTGGGGGACGTCCTGGTGTGGGGGTTCACGGCCATCGTGCTCGACCGCATGTTCGACGCCCTCGCGTGGACCCAGTCGTGGGACGCCCGCCGGCTGATCGACCTCGCACCCTGA
- a CDS encoding aminoglycoside phosphotransferase family protein — MPGTPPAEVDVTVDLVRRLLRGQHPDLAELPLRVVANGWDNVTLRLGDALAVRVPRRAMAAQLVRHEQRWLPVLAPRLGVDIPVPVRIGHPADEMPWGWSVVPWFAGTMVASVPVAARSTLARPLAEVLARLHAPAPDDAPSNPVRGVSLRTRDDAVRARLDAGHVPGAHRVGRLWDELLDTPSWAGPALWIHGDPHPLNLLAGADGGLGAILDFGDVTAGDPATDLATVWMTFDAAGREEFRATTTTLSGTDPHTWRRARGWALSFATVFLAHGDDEPLMRHIGEHTLREVLAGD; from the coding sequence ATGCCCGGCACGCCGCCCGCCGAGGTCGACGTCACTGTCGACCTCGTGCGCCGACTGCTGCGGGGCCAGCACCCCGACCTGGCCGAGCTGCCCCTGCGGGTCGTGGCGAACGGCTGGGACAACGTGACGCTACGGCTCGGCGACGCGCTCGCCGTGCGGGTGCCTCGCCGCGCAATGGCCGCGCAGCTCGTCCGCCACGAGCAGCGGTGGCTGCCCGTGCTTGCTCCGAGGCTCGGTGTCGACATCCCGGTCCCGGTGCGGATCGGTCACCCGGCCGACGAGATGCCGTGGGGCTGGAGCGTCGTGCCGTGGTTCGCCGGCACGATGGTGGCGAGCGTGCCGGTCGCTGCCCGCAGCACGCTCGCACGGCCGCTCGCCGAGGTGCTCGCGCGCCTGCACGCTCCGGCACCCGACGACGCGCCGTCGAACCCGGTTCGGGGAGTCTCGCTGCGCACCCGCGACGACGCCGTGCGCGCCCGGCTCGATGCCGGCCACGTCCCCGGAGCGCACCGAGTCGGCCGGCTGTGGGACGAGCTGCTGGACACCCCGAGCTGGGCCGGCCCGGCACTGTGGATCCATGGCGACCCGCACCCGCTGAACCTCCTCGCGGGCGCTGACGGGGGCCTGGGCGCGATCCTCGACTTCGGGGACGTCACAGCCGGCGACCCGGCCACGGACCTGGCGACCGTCTGGATGACGTTCGATGCCGCGGGCCGCGAGGAGTTCCGGGCGACCACGACCACGCTCAGCGGGACCGACCCGCACACCTGGCGGCGGGCGCGCGGCTGGGCGCTGTCCTTCGCGACGGTGTTCCTCGCGCACGGCGACGACGAGCCGCTCATGCGCCACATCGGCGAGCACACCTTGCGCGAGGTCCTCGCCGGCGACTGA
- a CDS encoding DUF1801 domain-containing protein, with protein MATADQDPRGTARGGDVEAFVASIADPARRQDARTLIELIGRVTGEPPVLWGTSVVGFGHHTYRYPSGLQEDTAAIAFAPKKADTTLYLIDGADGYRAMLVPLGPHKISKGSLHLKRLVDVDLEVLAELVRLSYAAVRRLA; from the coding sequence ATGGCGACGGCAGACCAGGACCCGAGAGGGACGGCACGCGGCGGGGACGTCGAGGCGTTCGTGGCGTCGATCGCCGACCCGGCCCGCCGGCAGGACGCCCGCACGCTGATCGAGCTCATCGGGCGGGTCACCGGAGAGCCGCCGGTGCTCTGGGGGACGTCGGTCGTCGGCTTCGGCCATCACACGTACCGCTACCCGAGCGGGCTCCAGGAGGACACCGCCGCCATCGCGTTCGCGCCGAAGAAGGCGGACACGACGCTCTACCTCATCGACGGGGCCGACGGGTACCGCGCCATGCTCGTGCCGCTCGGGCCGCACAAGATCAGCAAGGGCAGCCTGCACCTCAAGCGGCTGGTCGACGTCGACCTCGAGGTGCTCGCCGAGCTGGTGCGGCTGTCGTACGCCGCGGTCCGCCGCCTCGCGTAG
- the acnA gene encoding aconitate hydratase AcnA, with protein sequence MSSVDSFGSKGTLEVGDASYEIFRLAAVPGVARLPYSLKILAENLLRTEDGLNTTADHVRAIAAWDPDAQPDTEIQFTPARVIMQDFTGVPCVVDLATMREAVAELGGDPSRINPLAPAELVIDHSVQIDVAGRADAFARNVDLEYQRNRERYQFLRWGQTAFDDFKVVPPGTGIVHQVNIEYLARTVMTREVDGVLRAYPDTCVGTDSHTTMVNGLGVLGWGVGGIEAEAAMLGQPVSMLIPRVVGFKLSGAIPAGVTATDVVLTITQQLRQHGVVGKFVEFYGEGVAGVPLANRATIGNMSPEFGSTAAIFPIDSVTMDYLRLTGRSYEQIALVEAYAKEQGLWLDPTAAGYVEPLFSEYLELDLSTVVPSIAGPKRPQDRIELTHAKAAFERDLPTYAPEVRDTVDEAEEESFPASDSPAIRASTQRTVHVTDTTGRTFDLFHGAVAIASITSCTNTSNPSVMLAAGLLAKKAVEKGLTAKPWVKTSMAPGSQVVTNYYEKAGLWPYLEKLGYHLVGYGCTTCIGNSGPLDEKVSAAVNTHDLAVVSVLSGNRNFEGRINPDIKMNYLASPPLVIAYALAGTMEFDFDHEPLGRAEDGTPVFLRDIWPTAEEVQATIDASIDRDMFTKDYADVFTGDEQWRALPTPVGDTFAWDPDSTYVRKPPYFDGMTAEPAPVTDFTGARVLAKLGDSVTTDHISPAGSIKADSPAGAYLAEHGVDRRDFNSYGSRRGNHEVMIRGTFANIRLRNQLVPGVEGGFTRNLLTDEQTTIYDASRAYQAAGIPLVILGGKEYGSGSSRDWAAKGTALLGVKAVITESFERIHRSNLIGMGVLPLQFPAGESAETLGLDGTETFDIVGVTALNEGTTPATLLVTATKPDGASVSFDAVLRIDTPGEADYYRNGGILQYVLRSLVAS encoded by the coding sequence GTGAGCAGCGTCGACAGTTTCGGGTCGAAGGGCACGCTCGAGGTCGGTGATGCGTCCTACGAGATCTTCCGGCTCGCGGCCGTCCCCGGCGTCGCACGCCTGCCGTACAGCCTCAAGATCCTTGCCGAGAACCTGCTGCGTACCGAGGACGGCCTGAACACCACCGCCGACCACGTGCGCGCGATCGCGGCGTGGGACCCCGACGCGCAGCCGGACACCGAGATCCAGTTCACGCCCGCGCGCGTGATCATGCAGGACTTCACCGGCGTCCCGTGCGTCGTCGACCTCGCGACGATGCGGGAGGCTGTCGCCGAGCTGGGCGGGGACCCGAGCAGGATCAACCCCCTGGCGCCCGCCGAGCTCGTCATCGACCACTCGGTGCAGATCGACGTGGCCGGCCGGGCCGACGCGTTCGCCCGGAACGTCGACCTCGAGTACCAGCGCAACCGTGAGCGCTACCAGTTCCTGCGCTGGGGGCAGACGGCGTTCGACGACTTCAAGGTCGTCCCGCCCGGCACCGGGATCGTGCACCAGGTCAACATCGAGTACCTCGCCCGCACGGTCATGACCCGTGAGGTCGACGGCGTGCTGCGCGCCTACCCGGACACGTGCGTCGGCACCGACTCGCACACCACGATGGTCAACGGGCTCGGCGTGCTCGGCTGGGGCGTCGGCGGCATCGAGGCGGAGGCGGCCATGCTCGGCCAGCCGGTGTCGATGCTCATCCCGCGCGTCGTCGGCTTCAAGCTGTCGGGTGCGATCCCCGCCGGGGTCACCGCGACCGACGTCGTCCTGACGATCACCCAGCAGCTGCGCCAGCACGGCGTGGTCGGCAAGTTCGTCGAGTTCTACGGCGAGGGGGTCGCTGGGGTGCCGCTCGCGAACCGCGCCACCATCGGCAACATGAGCCCGGAGTTCGGGTCGACGGCCGCGATCTTCCCGATCGACTCGGTGACGATGGACTACCTGCGCCTCACGGGGCGCTCGTACGAGCAGATCGCCCTCGTCGAGGCGTACGCCAAGGAGCAGGGCCTCTGGCTCGATCCGACGGCCGCGGGCTACGTCGAGCCGCTCTTCTCGGAGTACCTCGAGCTCGACCTGTCGACGGTCGTCCCGTCGATCGCCGGCCCGAAGCGCCCCCAGGACCGCATCGAGCTCACGCATGCCAAGGCCGCGTTCGAGCGCGACCTGCCGACCTATGCGCCCGAGGTGCGGGACACGGTCGACGAGGCGGAGGAGGAGTCCTTCCCGGCCTCCGACTCGCCGGCGATCCGGGCGTCCACACAGCGCACCGTTCACGTCACGGACACGACCGGCCGGACCTTCGACCTGTTCCACGGCGCCGTCGCGATCGCCTCGATCACGTCGTGCACCAACACGTCGAACCCGTCGGTCATGCTCGCCGCCGGCCTCCTCGCGAAGAAGGCCGTCGAGAAGGGCCTCACGGCCAAGCCCTGGGTCAAGACGTCGATGGCTCCGGGGTCGCAGGTCGTCACGAACTACTACGAGAAGGCCGGCCTGTGGCCGTACCTCGAGAAGCTCGGCTATCACCTGGTCGGCTACGGCTGCACGACCTGCATCGGAAACTCCGGCCCGCTCGACGAGAAGGTCTCCGCCGCCGTCAACACGCACGACCTCGCGGTCGTCTCGGTGCTGTCCGGCAACCGGAACTTCGAGGGTCGCATCAACCCCGACATCAAGATGAACTACCTCGCCTCGCCGCCGCTCGTCATCGCCTACGCGCTCGCCGGCACGATGGAGTTCGACTTCGACCACGAGCCGCTGGGCCGCGCCGAGGACGGCACACCCGTGTTCCTGCGGGACATCTGGCCGACGGCCGAGGAGGTCCAGGCGACGATCGACGCGTCGATCGACCGGGACATGTTCACGAAGGACTACGCCGACGTCTTCACGGGCGACGAGCAGTGGCGCGCGCTACCGACCCCGGTCGGCGACACGTTCGCGTGGGACCCCGACTCGACCTACGTGCGCAAGCCCCCGTACTTCGACGGAATGACGGCCGAGCCGGCCCCGGTCACGGACTTCACGGGCGCGCGGGTGCTGGCCAAGCTGGGCGACTCGGTCACGACCGACCACATCAGCCCCGCCGGCTCGATCAAGGCGGACAGCCCCGCGGGTGCCTACCTCGCCGAGCACGGCGTCGACCGTCGGGACTTCAACTCGTACGGCTCGCGTCGCGGCAACCACGAGGTCATGATCCGCGGCACGTTCGCGAACATCCGCCTGCGCAACCAGCTGGTGCCCGGGGTCGAGGGCGGCTTCACCCGCAACCTGCTGACCGATGAGCAGACGACGATCTACGACGCGTCGCGGGCCTACCAGGCGGCCGGGATCCCACTCGTCATCCTCGGCGGCAAGGAGTACGGCTCGGGGTCGTCGCGCGACTGGGCCGCCAAGGGCACCGCGTTGCTCGGGGTCAAGGCCGTCATCACCGAGAGCTTCGAGCGGATCCACCGGTCCAACCTCATCGGGATGGGTGTGCTGCCGCTGCAGTTCCCGGCGGGCGAGTCGGCCGAGACGCTCGGGCTCGACGGCACCGAGACGTTCGACATCGTGGGGGTGACGGCGCTCAACGAGGGCACCACGCCCGCGACGCTGCTCGTCACGGCGACCAAGCCCGACGGAGCGTCGGTGTCGTTCGACGCGGTGCTGCGGATCGACACCCCCGGCGAGGCCGACTACTACCGCAACGGCGGCATCCTGCAGTACGTGCTCCGGTCGCTCGTCGCGTCCTGA
- a CDS encoding translation initiation factor 2, translated as MTDHEHEAAQRLAEASRVASEELFKQGTPEYDARAHQRAVEFERKAAEAVAAEAEAAKAAKAAKSAKGASHS; from the coding sequence ATGACCGACCACGAGCACGAGGCCGCGCAGCGGCTCGCCGAGGCGAGCCGGGTCGCGAGCGAGGAGCTGTTCAAGCAGGGCACGCCGGAGTACGACGCCCGCGCGCACCAGCGGGCCGTGGAGTTCGAGCGGAAGGCGGCCGAGGCCGTCGCGGCGGAGGCAGAGGCCGCCAAGGCAGCCAAAGCAGCCAAGTCCGCCAAGGGCGCGTCGCACAGCTGA
- a CDS encoding GNAT family N-acetyltransferase, giving the protein MIAPHGIDVATCFGYVPGSGAPAVIEGVGTRPGSRGLGLATAAVAACLDLLAERGVAHATATGWHAEANAMYRGLLPTRSHRIDSWVREPA; this is encoded by the coding sequence GTGATCGCGCCGCACGGGATCGACGTGGCGACGTGCTTCGGGTACGTCCCGGGATCGGGAGCGCCGGCGGTCATCGAGGGCGTCGGCACGCGACCCGGCTCGCGCGGGCTGGGCCTGGCGACGGCTGCGGTGGCCGCGTGCCTCGACCTGCTGGCGGAACGAGGCGTGGCACACGCCACCGCCACCGGGTGGCACGCGGAGGCGAACGCCATGTACCGAGGGCTGCTCCCGACGCGCAGCCACCGGATCGACAGCTGGGTCCGCGAGCCCGCCTGA